In Alicyclobacillus macrosporangiidus CPP55, a single window of DNA contains:
- a CDS encoding bifunctional 5,10-methylenetetrahydrofolate dehydrogenase/5,10-methenyltetrahydrofolate cyclohydrolase: protein MAKELRGIPVADALRAQLEADIEAWRARDVTPRMVTVLVEGDPASLCYARAKGRVAAKLGVAYEVRTLPGHVTQAQLIQCIQSLNRDPAVHGVMLELPLPKHLSADEVLRHLSPIKDVDGLTPANQMATVSGAPGIYPATPQACIRLLKHYGYTLAGRHVALVGCGKTVGMPLFHLLVREGATVTACHAGTPDLTPHLKRADIAFVAVGKAGLIRPQMVHPGLVVVDAGINESDDGIVGDVSPETAAIVAALTPTPGGVGAVTTMQLFANLMHAMHLQQAAGVLNVPAAV, encoded by the coding sequence GTGGCGAAGGAACTTCGAGGAATACCGGTGGCGGACGCGCTGCGGGCGCAACTTGAGGCGGACATCGAGGCTTGGCGGGCGCGGGACGTCACGCCGCGGATGGTGACCGTGCTCGTCGAAGGCGATCCCGCTTCCCTCTGTTACGCCCGCGCCAAGGGGCGCGTGGCGGCGAAGCTGGGCGTGGCGTACGAGGTGCGCACGCTCCCGGGGCACGTGACCCAGGCACAGCTGATTCAGTGCATCCAGTCATTGAACCGCGATCCTGCCGTGCACGGCGTCATGCTGGAGCTGCCGCTGCCCAAGCACCTGTCCGCGGATGAGGTGCTCCGCCATCTGTCTCCCATCAAGGATGTGGACGGCCTGACGCCAGCCAACCAGATGGCGACGGTATCCGGCGCTCCGGGCATCTATCCCGCCACGCCGCAGGCGTGCATTCGCCTGTTGAAGCACTACGGGTACACCCTGGCGGGCCGGCACGTGGCCCTCGTCGGATGCGGGAAGACGGTCGGCATGCCGCTGTTTCACCTGCTGGTCCGGGAAGGCGCGACGGTCACAGCGTGCCACGCAGGAACCCCGGACCTGACACCGCACCTGAAGCGGGCGGACATCGCGTTCGTCGCGGTCGGAAAAGCGGGCCTCATCCGGCCGCAGATGGTCCACCCCGGCCTGGTGGTGGTGGACGCCGGGATCAACGAGTCGGACGACGGAATTGTCGGCGACGTCTCACCCGAGACCGCGGCCATCGTCGCGGCCCTCACCCCCACGCCCGGCGGTGTCGGCGCGGTGACGACCATGCAGCTGTTCGCCAACCTGATGCACGCGATGCACCTGCAGCAGGCAGCCGGCGTCCTGAACGTCCCGGCGGCTGTGTGA
- a CDS encoding FAD binding domain-containing protein, whose protein sequence is MPELRQVEAVDSGLSIGAAVTAAELWQHPLLNGVPALQQAARVVGGWQIQNRATLGGNIANASPAADMVVVLAALDAQVVVVSRRGERREVIGRLITGPKRTSLAADELILRVFIPAWAMGARQCFLRLDQRGGTDISIVSAAVVLAVEEGRIQRASIAVGAAAPVPLRLPEVDARLTGVWPEKRVIDGVARAYAEAAQPISDVRASAEYRRAMVEVLVRRGIQNLLGEESTA, encoded by the coding sequence GTGCCGGAGCTGAGACAGGTGGAGGCGGTGGACAGCGGCCTTTCCATCGGCGCCGCGGTGACCGCGGCCGAACTGTGGCAACACCCCCTGTTGAACGGCGTGCCCGCCCTCCAGCAGGCGGCTCGGGTGGTGGGCGGCTGGCAGATTCAGAACCGCGCCACCCTCGGTGGCAACATCGCCAACGCATCGCCCGCGGCCGACATGGTGGTAGTGTTGGCGGCGCTGGATGCCCAGGTGGTGGTGGTATCCCGGCGGGGGGAGCGGCGCGAAGTGATCGGACGTCTGATCACCGGACCCAAGCGAACCTCGTTGGCTGCGGACGAGCTGATTCTCCGCGTGTTCATCCCCGCATGGGCGATGGGCGCACGGCAGTGCTTTCTTCGCCTCGATCAGCGCGGGGGCACAGACATCTCCATCGTGTCGGCGGCGGTGGTGCTCGCGGTGGAGGAGGGAAGGATACAGCGCGCGTCCATCGCGGTGGGCGCGGCGGCCCCGGTGCCGCTGCGGTTACCTGAGGTAGATGCTCGTTTGACCGGGGTGTGGCCGGAGAAACGTGTGATCGACGGTGTCGCCCGGGCGTACGCGGAGGCGGCCCAACCCATCTCGGACGTGCGGGCGAGCGCGGAGTACCGGCGGGCGATGGTAGAAGTCTTGGTCAGGCGGGGAATTCAGAACTTGCTGGGGGAGGAATCGACGGCATGA
- a CDS encoding MFS transporter encodes MTQAVAATAAQPKLGRREWGVLALTLMFWLFDGYEVYALILTMVPALHSLLPAADLKAMPRYAGYLVSATLFGWATGGILGGVIGDKIGRKKTMILAILVYAVFTGTSALVHSWGQLALTRFLTGVGIGAEWGVGTSLLAESWPQQYRTKGAGLLQSGFSLGAFAASGIWWWIGGQMQLSWRWIYVIGILPALVVFLTARRIPESYQWTQAHRRGDSIAQVLRGKYGRHLIVALLVSISITVGWWAISSWVPSYVSQIAAKTGGNAAYYSGLAGLLYNAGEIAGCILFGFLADAWGRKPTALAFFVGSLLITPVVFLWVHNLTAVLWLQLLNGFLTSGLYSWYTIQPPELFPTAARATAISVIFNGARYLAMFGPIVASVLIQAFGGYGQAATVFGLIYILGAVAVLLLPETRGLPLPE; translated from the coding sequence ATGACACAAGCGGTTGCGGCAACTGCGGCGCAGCCGAAGCTCGGGCGGCGAGAGTGGGGCGTGCTCGCGCTGACACTCATGTTTTGGCTGTTTGACGGATACGAGGTGTACGCGCTGATCTTGACGATGGTGCCGGCTTTGCACAGCCTCTTGCCGGCGGCGGACTTGAAGGCAATGCCGCGTTACGCGGGGTACCTGGTGTCGGCCACCTTGTTCGGGTGGGCGACGGGAGGCATCCTCGGCGGCGTGATTGGCGACAAGATCGGGCGCAAGAAGACGATGATTCTCGCCATCTTGGTGTACGCGGTGTTCACCGGCACGAGCGCGCTGGTGCACAGCTGGGGGCAGCTGGCATTGACCCGGTTTTTGACGGGCGTGGGCATCGGCGCCGAGTGGGGCGTGGGGACGTCCCTGCTCGCCGAGAGTTGGCCCCAGCAGTACCGCACCAAAGGGGCCGGGCTGCTGCAGTCCGGGTTCTCGCTGGGCGCCTTTGCGGCGTCGGGCATCTGGTGGTGGATCGGCGGGCAGATGCAGCTGAGTTGGCGGTGGATCTACGTGATCGGCATCCTCCCTGCGCTGGTGGTGTTCCTCACAGCCCGCCGGATCCCGGAGTCATACCAGTGGACGCAGGCGCACCGGCGCGGCGACTCCATCGCCCAGGTGCTGCGCGGCAAGTACGGCCGCCACTTGATCGTGGCCTTGTTGGTGTCCATCTCCATCACCGTCGGCTGGTGGGCCATCTCGTCCTGGGTGCCGTCCTACGTGTCGCAGATCGCGGCGAAGACCGGCGGGAACGCGGCGTATTACAGCGGCCTTGCGGGGCTGTTGTACAACGCCGGCGAGATCGCGGGCTGCATCCTGTTCGGCTTTCTGGCAGACGCGTGGGGGCGCAAGCCGACGGCGCTCGCGTTTTTCGTCGGATCGCTCCTCATCACGCCTGTGGTGTTCCTGTGGGTGCACAACCTGACGGCGGTGCTGTGGCTGCAGTTGCTCAACGGGTTTCTGACGAGCGGCCTGTACTCGTGGTACACCATCCAGCCGCCGGAGCTGTTCCCGACGGCGGCGCGGGCGACGGCCATCTCGGTGATCTTCAACGGCGCCCGCTACCTGGCGATGTTCGGCCCGATTGTGGCGTCGGTGTTGATCCAGGCGTTCGGCGGCTACGGCCAGGCGGCGACGGTGTTCGGCTTGATTTACATCCTGGGCGCGGTGGCGGTGCTGCTGCTGCCGGAGACGCGCGGCCTGCCACTGCCGGAGTGA
- a CDS encoding 4,5-dihydroxyphthalate decarboxylase: MNRGLVTAMSQSDRTLPLLTGRVQVPGFTIEPQLATVEEIFYRQLNDAPYEVAELSLASYLIALGQGESRLTAIPVFLSRSFRHNAIYVRADSPYHHPRDLAGRRFGFPEFQMTAAVWVRGMFRHQYGLGPNDLTWVTYRPERIPVQTPARRGEKSDLFTGLLTGEVDAVMSARRPPAVHFPPGGEGGAIRRLFPDAFAEERTYYRETGIFPIMHLVSIRRDVADAHPELPRLLYDTLLSVKEQAVASLLETVKLEATAPWLVESVEASVRAMGGDIWPYGLAANWAQVETFMQYLVEDGLLARPLPPEAVFHPSVLDT; encoded by the coding sequence ATGAATCGTGGGTTGGTGACGGCGATGTCGCAGAGCGACAGAACCCTGCCGCTGTTGACCGGGCGGGTGCAGGTTCCAGGGTTCACCATCGAGCCGCAGCTGGCGACGGTGGAGGAGATTTTCTACCGCCAGTTGAACGACGCCCCCTACGAGGTGGCCGAGCTGTCACTGGCGTCGTATCTGATTGCACTGGGCCAGGGCGAGTCGCGGCTGACGGCCATCCCGGTGTTTCTGTCCCGGTCCTTTCGCCACAATGCCATCTACGTGCGCGCCGACAGCCCCTATCACCACCCGCGCGATCTCGCCGGCCGCCGCTTTGGCTTCCCTGAGTTTCAGATGACGGCGGCGGTGTGGGTGCGCGGCATGTTCCGCCACCAGTACGGACTCGGCCCGAACGACCTGACCTGGGTGACGTACCGGCCAGAGCGGATTCCTGTGCAGACCCCGGCAAGGCGCGGGGAGAAGAGCGATCTGTTCACCGGGCTCCTCACCGGCGAGGTGGACGCGGTGATGTCGGCCCGCCGGCCTCCGGCCGTGCACTTCCCGCCCGGCGGCGAAGGCGGCGCCATCCGGCGCCTCTTTCCGGACGCCTTCGCGGAGGAGCGGACATACTACCGCGAGACTGGGATCTTCCCCATCATGCACCTGGTTTCCATTCGCCGGGATGTGGCAGATGCGCATCCGGAGCTGCCTCGCTTGCTGTACGACACGCTCTTGTCGGTGAAGGAGCAGGCGGTGGCGTCGCTCCTGGAGACGGTCAAGCTGGAGGCGACCGCGCCGTGGCTGGTGGAATCCGTCGAGGCGTCCGTGCGGGCGATGGGCGGAGACATCTGGCCGTACGGCCTCGCGGCCAACTGGGCACAGGTGGAGACGTTCATGCAGTACCTGGTGGAGGACGGCCTGCTCGCGCGGCCCCTGCCGCCGGAGGCGGTGTTCCACCCCTCGGTGCTGGACACGTGA
- a CDS encoding (2Fe-2S)-binding protein, producing MTEEVFTLRINGRTTRWTGDPLAPLADVLRDGLGLTGTKIGCRTGECGACTILLDGRPVMSCLLPVAAVQEMDIRTIEGLASDSRFEALADAMAACGGAQCGYCTPGIMVTLSAALQHPDWFADSGYEAALKNNLCRCTGYQAIREAIAQVQGGATSTAVAAPAGAGPAKEVASR from the coding sequence ATGACGGAGGAAGTCTTCACGCTGCGGATCAACGGGCGGACCACGCGATGGACGGGCGATCCGCTCGCCCCCCTGGCTGACGTCCTGCGCGATGGCCTGGGGCTGACGGGGACGAAGATCGGCTGTCGCACCGGCGAGTGCGGGGCGTGCACCATCTTGCTCGACGGGCGGCCAGTGATGTCTTGCCTATTGCCCGTGGCCGCCGTGCAGGAGATGGACATCCGGACCATCGAGGGATTGGCGAGCGACAGCCGCTTTGAGGCGTTGGCGGACGCCATGGCCGCCTGCGGCGGGGCCCAGTGCGGCTACTGCACCCCAGGCATCATGGTGACGCTGTCCGCGGCCTTGCAGCATCCCGACTGGTTCGCGGACAGCGGCTACGAGGCCGCGCTGAAAAACAACCTCTGCCGCTGCACCGGGTACCAGGCGATCCGAGAGGCGATCGCGCAGGTGCAAGGCGGCGCCACAAGCACGGCTGTGGCCGCGCCTGCCGGCGCCGGTCCCGCGAAGGAGGTGGCCTCGCGATGA
- a CDS encoding xanthine dehydrogenase family protein molybdopterin-binding subunit gives MSPVVTPHTDLPDKIHGRTRYVADLHLPGELVGAILRSPHAHARIVSIDVSRALAIPGVHAVLTGKDVPHPAFGPTQYKDWNILASDRVRFVGDEVAAVAAETPEAAAAALNAIDVVYDPLPAVFSPEEALKSGAPVVHDEKPDNRPMHIKIERGDVDAAFARAAIVRGGRYTTNRIYQGHLEPIGVIATWAEAEGLTLITPSHIPYRARETYAAAFGLPEEKVRIQVPPIGGSFGAKYVHKAHLIAAALARAARRPVRIVFDRYEDMLTAHPRVPLTIDIRIAADAAGRFLGKDVTVWADAGARVYWSPNVLATACSRPDSLYHFGSVRAEGHLVYTNHSPTTCMRGFGNAEMLFAVESVIDEIAEGLGMDPAEVRLKNIVRKGETTVHGYRLDSCELEACVTRVMELSGWSRRKDLPKYRGLGMALGNHVSGYRGIDPRFEGSTAVARLRADGQVEVETGEIDLGQGMSATYAGIAARVLGVDPARVLVKSGDTGRYPFGIGTLASRSTVIGGNAVRLAAERLREALERFAEEALGPGARWRDGVAEADGKVYDLAELARLYRARHAGDVLEARASYTPDTDFPDPSFYGNPSPAYPFAAHVAEVEVDPETGRARVTGYWAVHDAGVVLNRAAATGQVVGGVAQGIGWALMEDLKTHSGAVQNLSLLDYRMPGMADVPPVVVEFVEVPDPHGPFGAKSVGEVAIDPVPAAVANAIAHALGVRGKALPLTGEVIWRALHDDGRAAPLMR, from the coding sequence ATGAGCCCGGTGGTGACTCCGCATACCGATCTCCCCGACAAGATCCACGGCCGCACGCGCTACGTGGCCGACCTGCACCTGCCCGGCGAGCTGGTGGGCGCCATCCTGCGCAGCCCGCACGCGCACGCCAGGATCGTCTCCATCGACGTGAGCCGCGCCCTCGCCATCCCGGGTGTCCACGCTGTCCTCACCGGGAAGGACGTGCCGCATCCGGCCTTCGGCCCGACCCAGTACAAGGACTGGAATATCCTCGCCTCGGACCGTGTGCGCTTCGTCGGCGACGAGGTGGCCGCCGTTGCGGCGGAGACGCCGGAAGCGGCGGCCGCTGCGCTGAACGCCATCGATGTGGTGTACGATCCGCTGCCCGCCGTCTTCTCCCCGGAGGAGGCGCTGAAATCCGGTGCGCCGGTGGTGCACGACGAGAAGCCGGACAACCGCCCGATGCACATCAAGATTGAGCGGGGCGACGTGGACGCCGCCTTCGCCAGAGCGGCCATCGTGCGCGGCGGGCGGTACACCACCAACCGCATCTACCAGGGGCATCTGGAGCCCATCGGCGTGATCGCCACCTGGGCCGAGGCGGAAGGGCTGACGCTCATCACCCCGTCCCACATCCCGTACCGGGCACGCGAGACGTACGCCGCCGCGTTCGGGCTGCCGGAGGAGAAGGTGCGGATCCAGGTGCCGCCCATCGGCGGATCGTTTGGCGCCAAATACGTCCACAAGGCGCACCTGATTGCCGCTGCGCTGGCCAGAGCGGCACGGCGTCCGGTGCGCATCGTGTTCGACCGCTACGAGGACATGCTCACCGCCCACCCGCGCGTCCCGCTGACCATCGACATCCGCATCGCTGCCGACGCAGCCGGGCGCTTTCTCGGCAAGGATGTGACGGTGTGGGCCGACGCTGGGGCGCGCGTGTACTGGAGCCCGAACGTGCTGGCGACGGCGTGTTCGCGGCCGGATTCGCTGTACCACTTCGGCAGCGTGCGCGCCGAGGGGCACCTGGTGTACACGAACCACAGCCCGACCACCTGCATGCGTGGGTTCGGCAACGCGGAGATGCTGTTCGCGGTGGAGAGCGTGATCGACGAGATCGCCGAGGGGCTCGGCATGGATCCGGCCGAGGTGCGGCTGAAGAACATCGTGCGCAAGGGTGAGACGACGGTGCACGGATACCGGCTCGATAGCTGCGAGCTGGAGGCGTGCGTCACACGTGTGATGGAACTGTCCGGATGGTCGCGGCGCAAAGACCTGCCGAAGTACCGCGGGCTCGGGATGGCGCTCGGAAACCATGTGTCGGGGTACCGCGGGATCGATCCGCGCTTTGAAGGGTCCACCGCCGTCGCCCGGCTGCGGGCGGACGGGCAGGTGGAGGTGGAGACCGGCGAGATCGATCTCGGCCAAGGCATGTCCGCCACCTACGCGGGAATTGCCGCGCGGGTGCTCGGCGTCGACCCGGCGAGGGTGTTGGTGAAATCGGGCGACACGGGCCGCTACCCGTTTGGCATCGGGACGCTGGCGTCGCGCAGCACGGTGATAGGCGGCAACGCGGTGCGCTTGGCGGCCGAGCGGCTTCGCGAAGCCTTGGAGCGGTTCGCGGAGGAGGCATTGGGACCCGGTGCCCGCTGGCGCGATGGGGTGGCAGAGGCGGATGGGAAGGTGTACGATTTGGCTGAACTGGCTCGTCTGTATCGCGCGCGTCACGCCGGTGACGTGCTGGAGGCGCGCGCATCGTACACGCCGGACACCGACTTTCCGGACCCGTCCTTTTATGGCAACCCGTCGCCCGCGTATCCGTTCGCGGCGCACGTGGCGGAGGTGGAGGTCGATCCTGAGACGGGCCGCGCCCGCGTCACGGGCTATTGGGCGGTGCACGACGCGGGGGTGGTGCTGAACCGCGCGGCGGCCACCGGCCAGGTGGTGGGCGGCGTGGCGCAGGGCATTGGCTGGGCCTTGATGGAGGACTTAAAGACGCATTCAGGGGCGGTGCAGAACCTGTCTCTGCTCGATTACCGGATGCCGGGGATGGCAGACGTGCCGCCGGTGGTGGTGGAGTTCGTGGAGGTGCCGGATCCGCACGGGCCGTTCGGGGCCAAGTCGGTCGGGGAAGTGGCGATCGATCCGGTGCCGGCTGCGGTGGCCAACGCCATCGCGCACGCGCTCGGCGTCCGCGGGAAGGCGTTGCCGCTCACTGGCGAAGTGATCTGGCGCGCGCTGCATGACGATGGGCGTGCGGCTCCGCTCATGCGCTAA
- a CDS encoding FAD-binding protein, producing the protein MQCYTADVLVIGSGAAGLMAARAASDAGASVLLVDKSLVGRGGATVLAQMTVAVALGEAEPDSPEIHFEDTMTGGRGLSVPEIVRVIVERGPEVILEVEKYGVNWARTPDGKHAQVVAPGHSRRRCVYVDILNTGGATSAGLRRATFRDPNIRRLKNVMITRLVKQDGAVTGAAGFAIETLEPVSLAAPRVVIATGGLTEVYQRNSASANMTGDGFVLAADAGAVLRDMEMVQFFPIAHLYPPLVGLDPIMWDPFRYKLGGRLLNGQGEEFMHRYTGEVAGQYTSARDQTTLAIFEEVKAGRGSPHGGAYLDFRMVPEDKLREAFGPVIGILKDNGIDLTTDMVEVAPMAHFHIGGIQVTPAMETTVPGLLACGEVIHGMHGANRLSGNAITEALVTGRVAGETAAKARGTRVDESAVRRAAEQEWERLQSFWHPRAVRQDDASMMGLKRELQRVMWEDAGPLRTQAQLERVLARVRDLTATCRDAALTREPRFPLQLVEKVELDRMLRVSEAIVLGALERRETRGAHVRLDHDETWDTPKSTAFTYEEGAGWRLDWVVQ; encoded by the coding sequence ATGCAATGCTACACAGCGGACGTGCTGGTGATCGGCTCGGGCGCGGCGGGGCTGATGGCGGCCCGGGCGGCGAGTGACGCCGGGGCGTCCGTGCTGTTGGTCGATAAGAGCCTCGTCGGGCGCGGCGGGGCCACGGTGCTGGCGCAGATGACGGTGGCCGTGGCGCTGGGCGAGGCGGAGCCGGACAGCCCGGAGATCCATTTCGAGGACACGATGACCGGGGGCCGCGGACTGTCGGTGCCGGAGATCGTGCGGGTGATTGTGGAGCGCGGGCCGGAGGTCATCCTCGAAGTGGAGAAGTACGGGGTGAACTGGGCGCGCACACCCGACGGAAAGCACGCGCAGGTGGTGGCGCCGGGCCATTCCAGGCGCCGTTGCGTGTACGTGGACATCCTCAACACCGGCGGGGCCACGTCGGCCGGGCTGCGGCGGGCGACGTTCCGAGACCCGAACATCCGCCGGTTGAAAAACGTGATGATCACGCGTCTGGTCAAGCAGGACGGGGCGGTCACCGGCGCGGCCGGGTTTGCCATCGAGACCCTCGAGCCGGTGAGTTTGGCCGCGCCGAGGGTGGTGATCGCCACCGGCGGGCTCACCGAAGTGTACCAGCGCAACAGCGCGTCGGCCAACATGACGGGCGACGGCTTCGTTCTGGCGGCCGACGCGGGGGCGGTGCTGCGCGACATGGAGATGGTGCAGTTCTTCCCCATCGCGCATCTGTACCCGCCGCTGGTCGGACTCGATCCCATCATGTGGGACCCGTTCCGCTACAAGCTGGGTGGCCGTCTGCTCAACGGACAGGGCGAGGAGTTCATGCACCGCTACACCGGCGAGGTGGCGGGCCAGTACACCTCGGCGCGCGATCAGACGACGCTCGCCATCTTCGAGGAGGTCAAGGCCGGGCGGGGATCGCCGCACGGCGGAGCGTACCTCGACTTCCGCATGGTGCCCGAGGACAAGCTGCGCGAGGCCTTCGGGCCGGTGATTGGGATTTTGAAGGACAACGGGATCGATCTCACGACCGACATGGTCGAGGTCGCCCCAATGGCGCACTTCCACATCGGCGGCATTCAGGTGACGCCAGCGATGGAGACGACGGTCCCGGGGCTGTTGGCGTGCGGCGAGGTGATCCACGGCATGCACGGGGCCAACCGCCTCTCGGGCAACGCCATCACGGAGGCGCTGGTAACGGGGCGGGTGGCCGGCGAGACGGCGGCGAAGGCGCGCGGCACGCGGGTGGACGAGTCGGCGGTGCGGCGGGCGGCCGAGCAGGAGTGGGAGCGGCTGCAGTCGTTCTGGCATCCGCGGGCGGTTCGTCAGGATGACGCTTCGATGATGGGGCTCAAGCGCGAGCTGCAGCGAGTGATGTGGGAGGACGCGGGCCCGCTCCGCACGCAGGCGCAGCTGGAGCGGGTGTTGGCGCGGGTGCGTGACCTGACCGCCACCTGCCGGGACGCGGCTTTGACCCGGGAGCCCAGGTTTCCGTTGCAGCTGGTGGAGAAGGTGGAACTCGACCGGATGCTGCGGGTCAGCGAGGCGATTGTGCTGGGCGCCCTGGAGCGGCGCGAGACAAGGGGCGCGCATGTGCGGCTCGATCACGACGAAACCTGGGACACACCGAAGAGCACAGCCTTCACGTATGAAGAGGGCGCAGGATGGCGCTTGGATTGGGTAGTACAATAA
- a CDS encoding 2Fe-2S iron-sulfur cluster-binding protein, with protein sequence MAVVRLRVVRGNPEAGQQVAEYEVPYWQGMSVLDAVLWVRANQDPTLAARYSCRSANACKECSAQIDGKVGYMCSTKAKPDATIELAPVGGRNWVRDLVTELD encoded by the coding sequence ATGGCGGTGGTCAGGCTGCGGGTGGTCCGCGGCAACCCGGAAGCGGGCCAGCAGGTTGCGGAGTACGAGGTCCCGTACTGGCAGGGGATGAGCGTACTGGACGCGGTGCTGTGGGTGCGGGCGAACCAGGACCCGACCCTGGCAGCGCGGTACTCGTGCCGATCGGCGAACGCGTGCAAGGAGTGCTCGGCCCAGATCGACGGCAAGGTGGGCTACATGTGCAGCACGAAGGCCAAGCCGGACGCGACGATTGAACTGGCTCCGGTGGGCGGCCGCAACTGGGTCCGCGACCTGGTGACGGAGTTGGATTGA
- a CDS encoding LamB/YcsF family protein produces the protein MYRLDMNCDLGESFGAYKLGNDEQILDVVTSCNIACGFHAGDAATMRKTVAMALEKGVAIGAHPGLQDLVGFGRRTMDISPQEAYDIVVYQIGALYGFVRAEGGKMQHVKAHGALYNMAAVNAGLAEAIAEAVYKVDPELILFGLSGSELVRAGQKIGLRTASEVFADRTYQQDGTLTSRRRPDAMIQDTDKAVAQVIRMVKEGKVRSQQGVDVAIQADTVCIHGDGPHALEFARHIKQALTDAGITVQAVGRSA, from the coding sequence ATGTACAGGTTGGACATGAACTGCGACCTCGGAGAGAGCTTTGGGGCTTACAAGCTGGGCAACGACGAGCAGATTCTCGATGTGGTGACGTCGTGCAACATCGCTTGCGGCTTTCACGCTGGGGATGCGGCGACGATGCGCAAAACGGTGGCGATGGCGCTGGAGAAGGGCGTGGCCATCGGCGCGCACCCGGGGCTGCAGGATTTGGTGGGCTTTGGCCGGCGCACCATGGACATCTCGCCGCAGGAGGCGTACGACATCGTGGTCTACCAGATCGGCGCCTTGTACGGGTTCGTGCGCGCAGAGGGCGGCAAGATGCAGCACGTGAAGGCACATGGGGCGCTGTACAACATGGCGGCGGTCAACGCGGGCTTGGCGGAGGCCATCGCGGAGGCGGTGTACAAGGTCGATCCGGAGCTCATCCTGTTCGGCCTCTCCGGCAGCGAGCTGGTCCGGGCGGGGCAGAAGATTGGGCTGCGGACGGCGAGCGAGGTGTTTGCGGATCGGACGTATCAACAGGACGGGACGCTCACGTCGCGCCGCCGGCCGGACGCGATGATCCAGGACACGGACAAGGCGGTGGCACAGGTCATCCGCATGGTCAAGGAGGGCAAGGTCCGGTCCCAGCAGGGGGTGGACGTCGCCATCCAGGCAGACACGGTGTGCATCCACGGCGATGGTCCGCACGCGCTCGAGTTCGCACGCCACATCAAGCAGGCGCTGACGGACGCCGGGATCACGGTGCAGGCAGTCGGCCGCTCCGCATAA
- a CDS encoding SRPBCC family protein, which produces MSSHVSGNPRLTRDGGDWVLVLERMLEHPIEEVWAALTQAEQIPRWAPFTTDRDLTTPGPVRLAHIDMPEADERQGDVLEVNAPGLLVLRWGADILRWELSGEGDKTLLVLRHRFADRQQAPSYAAGWHLCLDGLAGTVAGKKMPSMVGHNAVKYGWRELYERYAGLLGMSSS; this is translated from the coding sequence GTGAGTTCACACGTTTCAGGAAATCCCCGCCTCACCCGTGACGGCGGCGACTGGGTCCTTGTGCTCGAGCGGATGCTGGAGCATCCGATTGAGGAGGTGTGGGCTGCACTGACCCAGGCCGAGCAGATCCCCCGTTGGGCACCGTTCACCACCGACAGGGATCTGACGACGCCCGGGCCGGTACGACTGGCGCACATCGACATGCCCGAGGCCGACGAGCGACAGGGGGATGTCCTGGAAGTCAACGCACCGGGCCTGCTCGTGTTGAGATGGGGTGCTGACATCCTGCGATGGGAACTGAGCGGCGAGGGAGACAAAACCCTCCTGGTTCTTCGTCACCGCTTCGCAGATCGTCAGCAAGCCCCCTCCTACGCGGCGGGATGGCATCTTTGTCTTGACGGCCTTGCCGGAACAGTGGCGGGCAAGAAGATGCCCTCCATGGTGGGACATAATGCTGTCAAATACGGTTGGCGGGAACTGTACGAACGGTATGCAGGGCTGTTGGGGATGAGTTCGTCGTAA
- a CDS encoding ArsR/SmtB family transcription factor, with amino-acid sequence MLDTYAVIAEPSRRRILDRLLQSDSSVSELARDLGLSQPLISKHLRTLRESGLVHVRVEAQRRIYSLNAAPLAEIDEWLSAYRMRWNQHVDALAEHLEQRKRLREGTSK; translated from the coding sequence GTGCTGGACACCTACGCTGTGATTGCAGAGCCTTCCCGCCGACGCATCCTGGACCGGCTGCTACAGTCCGACTCCAGCGTGTCTGAGCTGGCCAGGGATCTCGGTTTGTCACAGCCCTTGATATCCAAACACCTTCGAACACTCCGCGAAAGTGGTCTTGTACACGTCCGGGTCGAGGCCCAGCGTCGCATCTATTCTCTGAATGCCGCGCCACTCGCGGAGATCGACGAGTGGTTGAGCGCCTATCGGATGAGATGGAATCAACATGTGGACGCTCTGGCCGAGCACCTCGAGCAGAGAAAAAGGTTACGGGAGGGAACCTCAAAGTGA